The Candidatus Caldatribacterium sp. genome window below encodes:
- a CDS encoding ECF transporter S component: protein MGRSIRFVTQTAVLFALTLVVQMLGLPQMVTGPLVNAMLLLATIFVGVGSGVCIGLFTPWVALVRGILPPPLGPLVPFIMLGNGAFVLVFGLFRRKGTLAFDIAGVILGACVKYLILSQAVRSLASLPPQVARVMQTPQLITALLGGAIALSLARVLRQARSGG, encoded by the coding sequence ATGGGTAGAAGCATCCGCTTTGTGACGCAAACGGCAGTCCTCTTTGCCCTTACTCTTGTCGTGCAGATGCTCGGGCTCCCTCAGATGGTTACCGGGCCCCTTGTGAACGCCATGCTCCTTCTTGCTACGATTTTCGTGGGTGTGGGGAGTGGCGTTTGCATCGGCCTTTTCACCCCCTGGGTGGCCCTTGTGCGGGGGATTCTTCCTCCACCCCTTGGTCCTTTGGTACCCTTCATTATGCTCGGGAACGGGGCTTTCGTTTTGGTCTTTGGCCTTTTCCGACGAAAGGGTACGCTGGCCTTTGACATCGCAGGCGTTATCCTTGGGGCTTGCGTGAAGTACCTCATTCTCTCCCAGGCGGTTCGGTCCCTGGCAAGCCTTCCGCCTCAGGTTGCCCGCGTGATGCAGACCCCTCAACTTATTACAGCTCTTTTGGGGGGTGCGATTGCTCTTTCTCTTGCCCGGGTCCTCCGGCAAGCCCGTTCGGGAGGGTGA